A single genomic interval of Bradyrhizobium japonicum USDA 6 harbors:
- the kynU gene encoding kynureninase — MTKLRVYDDTRALFHLPDGVIYLDGNSLGALPLGVAERVGNVITTEWGNELIRAWNSAGWYAQPRHVGDRIARLVGAEAGSVMVGDTLSLKVYQALAAALNMNASRKVVLSDTGNFPTDLYMAEGLIATLGRGHQLRLVAPEEIEAALSEEIAVLYITEVDYRTGRRHDMATLTARAHALGIVTVWDLAHSAGALPVDLAGCGADFAAGCTYKYINAGPGAPAFLYVAPRHADGARAALSGWMGHAKPFAFELGYAAAGGVERMRVGTPPVLAMAALEASLDIWDRVDIREVRARSLALGDLLIAEVERRCPELKLVTPRAHERRGSQVSFAFEGGYAAMQALIARGLIGDFRAPDIMRFGITPLYIGESEIMRAAEIIEEVIAGEVWRRPEYQVVNAVT, encoded by the coding sequence ATGACCAAGCTTCGCGTCTATGACGACACCAGGGCCTTGTTCCATTTGCCTGACGGCGTGATCTATCTCGACGGCAATTCGCTCGGCGCGCTGCCGCTGGGCGTTGCCGAGCGCGTCGGCAATGTCATCACGACCGAGTGGGGCAACGAGCTGATCCGCGCCTGGAACAGTGCGGGCTGGTATGCCCAGCCGCGCCATGTCGGCGATCGCATCGCGCGATTGGTCGGTGCGGAAGCCGGCTCCGTGATGGTCGGAGACACGCTGTCGCTCAAGGTCTACCAGGCTCTCGCCGCCGCGCTCAACATGAACGCCTCGCGCAAGGTCGTGCTATCGGACACCGGAAACTTTCCGACCGATCTCTACATGGCCGAGGGCCTGATCGCGACGCTCGGCCGCGGCCATCAATTGCGCCTGGTGGCGCCGGAAGAGATCGAGGCCGCGTTGTCGGAGGAGATTGCGGTCCTCTACATCACCGAGGTCGACTATCGCACCGGCCGGCGCCACGACATGGCGACGCTGACGGCGAGAGCACATGCGCTCGGCATCGTCACCGTCTGGGACCTCGCGCATTCGGCTGGCGCGCTGCCGGTCGATCTCGCTGGCTGCGGCGCCGATTTCGCTGCCGGCTGCACCTACAAATACATCAACGCCGGCCCCGGGGCGCCGGCCTTCCTCTACGTCGCGCCGCGCCACGCCGACGGCGCGCGCGCCGCGCTGTCGGGTTGGATGGGCCACGCAAAGCCGTTTGCGTTCGAGCTTGGCTACGCGGCGGCCGGCGGCGTCGAGCGCATGCGCGTCGGCACCCCGCCGGTGCTCGCAATGGCGGCGCTGGAGGCCTCGCTCGACATCTGGGACAGGGTCGACATTCGTGAGGTCCGTGCGCGTTCGCTGGCACTTGGCGATCTCCTGATCGCCGAGGTCGAACGCCGCTGCCCGGAGCTCAAGCTCGTCACCCCGCGCGCGCACGAGCGCCGCGGCTCACAAGTCTCCTTCGCCTTCGAGGGCGGCTACGCCGCCATGCAAGCCTTGATCGCCCGTGGCCTCATCGGCGATTTCCGCGCGCCTGACATCATGCGGTTCGGGATTACACCGCTCTACATTGGGGAGAGCGAGATCATGCGAGCAGCCGAGATCATCGAGGAGGTGATCGCGGGCGAGGTCTGGCGTCGGCCGGAATATCAAGTCGTGAACGCGGTGACCTGA
- the kynA gene encoding tryptophan 2,3-dioxygenase gives MTSSDYDPTSEGAETDFARRMSYGDYLALDAILGAQHPLSEAHDEMLFIIQHQTTELWMRLAIHELSAARRAIARDEVQPAMKMLARMSRIFEQLNGAWDVLRTMTPSEYTRFRSQLGQSSGFQSRQYRLIEFLVGNRNHAMLKPHAHDVETTRLLEGELATPSLYDEVLRLADRNGLKMPASVLARDVRETHSFNEGVLQAWRIVYEAPETHWMLYELAEKLVDFEDYFRRWRFNHVTTVERVIGFKRGTGGTGGVSYLKRMLEVELFPELWRVRTIL, from the coding sequence ATGACGTCCAGCGATTACGATCCCACGAGCGAAGGCGCCGAGACCGATTTCGCCCGGCGTATGTCCTACGGCGACTATCTGGCGCTGGATGCGATCCTCGGCGCCCAGCATCCGCTCTCGGAAGCCCATGACGAGATGCTGTTCATCATCCAGCATCAGACCACGGAGCTGTGGATGCGGCTTGCCATCCACGAGCTCAGCGCCGCGCGCCGCGCCATCGCCAGGGACGAAGTGCAGCCTGCGATGAAGATGCTGGCGCGGATGTCGCGCATCTTCGAGCAGCTCAACGGCGCCTGGGACGTACTGCGCACCATGACGCCCAGCGAGTACACGCGTTTCCGCTCTCAGCTTGGCCAGTCCTCGGGCTTCCAGTCGCGTCAGTACCGGCTGATCGAATTTCTGGTCGGCAACCGCAACCACGCCATGCTCAAGCCGCACGCGCACGATGTGGAGACGACCAGGCTGCTCGAAGGCGAGCTTGCCACGCCGAGCCTGTACGACGAGGTGCTGCGGCTCGCCGACCGCAACGGGCTCAAGATGCCCGCGTCCGTGCTGGCGCGCGACGTTCGCGAGACCCACAGCTTCAACGAAGGCGTGCTCCAGGCCTGGCGTATCGTCTATGAAGCGCCGGAGACACATTGGATGCTCTACGAGCTTGCCGAGAAGCTGGTCGATTTCGAGGACTACTTCCGGCGCTGGCGTTTCAACCATGTCACGACGGTCGAGCGCGTCATCGGTTTCAAGCGAGGCACCGGCGGCACCGGCGGCGTCAGCTATCTCAAACGCATGCTGGAGGTCGAGCTGTTCCCCGAGCTCTGGCGCGTCCGCACGATTCTGTAG
- a CDS encoding alpha/beta hydrolase, with protein MRDWDDAYANSAHIPGSDKMPAQWAERAAAYRAGLKDFRADVAYGPGERQHLDLILPDGASKGLVVFVHGGYWMRFDKSTWTDLAEGARHHGWTVALPSYTLTPAARISDITAEITAAIAKAASLVSGPIRLAGHSAGGHLVTRMLCNDSRLEPAVYNRIAGTLSISGLHDLRPLLKTKMNETLRMTMEEATLESAALHLPRGHSPVTAWVGGGERPEFMRQSDLIANVWTGFDVPTRLVVDPGLNHFTVIDGLKDPSSPITARLIGLD; from the coding sequence ATGCGCGATTGGGATGATGCTTATGCCAATTCGGCCCATATCCCGGGCTCGGACAAGATGCCGGCCCAATGGGCGGAGCGGGCGGCGGCTTACCGCGCCGGCCTGAAAGACTTCCGCGCGGACGTCGCCTACGGCCCGGGCGAGCGCCAGCATCTCGACCTGATCCTGCCAGACGGCGCCAGCAAGGGCCTCGTCGTCTTCGTCCACGGCGGCTACTGGATGCGCTTCGACAAGTCGACCTGGACCGATCTTGCCGAAGGCGCGCGGCATCACGGCTGGACGGTGGCGCTGCCGAGCTACACGCTGACGCCGGCCGCCCGCATCTCCGACATCACCGCAGAGATCACCGCCGCGATCGCCAAGGCGGCTTCGCTCGTCTCCGGCCCGATCCGGCTCGCCGGCCATTCCGCGGGCGGCCATCTCGTCACGCGCATGCTGTGCAACGACAGCCGGCTCGAGCCCGCCGTCTACAACCGCATCGCCGGCACGCTCTCGATCAGCGGGCTGCATGATCTGCGACCGCTGCTCAAGACGAAGATGAACGAGACGCTGCGCATGACCATGGAGGAGGCGACGCTTGAAAGCGCGGCGCTGCACCTGCCGCGGGGACATTCGCCGGTCACCGCCTGGGTCGGCGGCGGCGAGCGGCCCGAGTTCATGCGTCAGTCCGATCTGATCGCCAATGTCTGGACTGGCTTCGACGTGCCGACGCGCCTCGTCGTCGATCCCGGGCTCAACCATTTTACGGTGATCGACGGACTGAAGGATCCGTCGTCCCCGATCACCGCGCGGCTGATCGGCCTCGACTGA
- a CDS encoding ArgE/DapE family deacylase — protein MNAETQQRILDAVDAGFEAQLATTSDFVAIPSTRGAEGPCQDMIGDLLRARGYEVDDWHIDVDDLKDLRGFGPIEHDFSKARTVVGTYRPQTNGGKSLILQGHCDVVPAGPLELWDTPPFSPVIKDGKMFGRGACDMKSGTIGALYALDAIKAAGFRPTARIHFQSVIEEESTGVGALSTLQRGYRADACFIPEPTGGKMVRSQVGVIWFRLRVKGHPTHVAFAGSGANAIMAAYHLIQALQKLEIEWNERAKADRHFKTLNHPINFNPGIIKGGDWASSVPAWCDVDCRIAVLPGWSIADHQKEIMACVAAAARDHRFLANNPPEVEWSGFLSEGYELTDAAAPEAAFGKAFNTVYGGEIQDLVFTALTDTRFYGLNHGIPSLCFGASGGEMHGFNEFVDLESLKKSTKAMALFIADWCGVEKV, from the coding sequence ATGAATGCCGAAACGCAGCAGAGGATTCTTGACGCCGTCGATGCCGGCTTCGAAGCCCAGCTTGCGACCACAAGCGATTTCGTCGCGATCCCGTCGACCCGCGGGGCGGAGGGGCCGTGCCAGGACATGATCGGCGATCTCCTGCGCGCGCGCGGCTACGAGGTCGACGACTGGCACATCGATGTCGATGATCTCAAGGACCTGCGCGGCTTCGGCCCGATCGAGCACGATTTCTCCAAGGCGCGCACGGTGGTGGGCACCTACCGTCCGCAAACCAATGGCGGCAAATCGCTGATCCTCCAGGGGCATTGCGACGTGGTGCCCGCGGGGCCGCTGGAACTGTGGGACACGCCGCCATTCTCGCCCGTCATCAAGGACGGCAAGATGTTCGGCCGCGGCGCCTGCGACATGAAGTCGGGCACGATCGGCGCGCTCTACGCGCTGGATGCGATCAAGGCGGCGGGTTTCAGGCCGACGGCGCGGATCCACTTCCAGTCCGTGATCGAGGAGGAGAGCACCGGCGTCGGCGCGCTCTCGACATTGCAGCGCGGCTATCGTGCCGACGCCTGCTTCATCCCGGAGCCGACCGGCGGCAAGATGGTGCGCTCGCAGGTCGGCGTGATCTGGTTTCGCCTCCGCGTGAAGGGCCATCCGACCCACGTTGCCTTCGCCGGCTCCGGCGCCAACGCAATCATGGCGGCCTATCATTTGATCCAGGCGCTGCAGAAACTAGAGATCGAGTGGAACGAGCGCGCGAAAGCCGATCGGCATTTCAAGACGCTGAACCATCCCATCAACTTCAACCCCGGCATCATCAAGGGCGGCGACTGGGCCTCCAGCGTGCCGGCCTGGTGTGACGTCGATTGCCGTATCGCGGTCCTGCCGGGCTGGTCGATCGCCGATCACCAGAAGGAGATCATGGCCTGCGTTGCGGCTGCCGCGCGCGACCACCGCTTCCTCGCCAACAATCCGCCGGAGGTCGAATGGTCGGGCTTCCTGTCGGAGGGGTATGAACTGACCGACGCCGCGGCGCCCGAGGCCGCGTTCGGCAAGGCGTTCAACACCGTCTATGGCGGCGAAATCCAGGACCTCGTCTTCACCGCGCTGACAGACACCCGCTTCTACGGTCTCAATCACGGTATCCCGAGCCTCTGCTTCGGCGCGAGCGGCGGTGAGATGCACGGCTTCAACGAATTCGTCGACCTGGAGTCGCTGAAGAAGTCGACCAAGGCGATGGCCCTGTTCATCGCGGATTGGTGCGGGGTGGAAAAGGTGTAG
- a CDS encoding pyridoxamine 5'-phosphate oxidase family protein: MSQTESQNSYPTSARNQVKRRHDRGFYDHETVHRILDSSMLCHVSYVIDGQPYCTPTFFWREGTKLYWHGSSASRMLRSQTRGERVCLTVAHLDSLVLARCGFNHSADYRAVMAFGTAYLVTDPEEKERAVIAMVDRFFPDRTASLRQSSAQEIKATSFIAMEIEEASAKVRAKGVADDDEDYELPIYAERIPVRTVLGAPEPCPRLLDGVTRPATLNGYSEGRLLEDALRDAYFVEYPNG; this comes from the coding sequence GTGAGCCAGACTGAAAGCCAGAATTCCTATCCGACGTCAGCGCGCAACCAGGTCAAGCGCCGTCACGACCGCGGCTTCTACGATCACGAGACGGTTCACCGCATCCTGGATTCCTCGATGCTCTGCCACGTCTCCTACGTGATCGACGGCCAGCCCTATTGCACGCCGACTTTCTTCTGGCGCGAAGGGACAAAACTCTATTGGCACGGCTCGAGCGCGAGTCGCATGCTGCGCAGCCAGACCAGGGGCGAGCGCGTCTGCCTCACGGTTGCCCATCTCGACAGCCTCGTGCTGGCGCGTTGCGGCTTCAACCATTCCGCCGACTACCGCGCGGTGATGGCGTTCGGCACCGCCTATCTCGTCACCGACCCCGAGGAGAAGGAGCGGGCGGTGATCGCCATGGTCGATCGCTTCTTCCCGGACCGCACCGCGAGCCTGCGTCAGAGCAGCGCGCAGGAGATCAAGGCCACGTCCTTCATCGCGATGGAGATCGAGGAGGCCTCGGCCAAAGTCCGCGCCAAGGGTGTGGCTGACGATGACGAGGACTACGAATTGCCGATCTATGCCGAGCGCATTCCGGTCCGTACCGTGCTCGGCGCGCCGGAGCCGTGCCCGCGCCTGCTGGATGGCGTAACCCGGCCTGCGACGCTGAATGGCTATTCGGAAGGCCGGCTGCTCGAAGATGCATTGCGGGATGCTTATTTTGTGGAGTACCCGAACGGCTGA
- the pdxR gene encoding MocR-like pyridoxine biosynthesis transcription factor PdxR: MRKIPTNFVPSPAKAELPLDLTGPHITAGASSAHRLYQALCDMIVSGLVKPGEPLPPSRTLAKQTGFRRNAVVTAYERLIADGFADATVGSGTFVAARIPAPAAEPKKPKAMVEAPRQGAFSLGCTHIDERAVQRFRAFVGRRMRAFGPEHLHYGDPRGSRELRAAIADHLLSARGLRCDPDQIMLTSGTLHALRIVLSAILKSNDQVWCEDPGYPAARKTISHCGYRAVPVPVDEHGIRVAKGRTAASSARAAYVTPSHQFPLGVQMSMPRRLELLDWARRAGAFVLEDDYDSEFRYDGAPLMSLAGIDHLQRVIYMGTFAKTLFPGLRIGYCALPERLIADVTAARAALDRFPGTLMEGAVADMLNSGAFAANLKRVRKLYREARDALAETLEAASDGALSVPVPSQGLHLVARFDPSVELAVAAQAKQAAGAEGWLLADTYSRARPLPGFVLGFSGHAVPQLVASAERLALESRGALRARSKSARRA; encoded by the coding sequence ATGCGAAAAATTCCGACCAATTTTGTCCCCTCGCCGGCCAAGGCCGAACTGCCGCTCGACCTGACCGGCCCGCATATCACCGCGGGCGCGTCATCGGCGCACCGGCTGTACCAGGCGTTGTGCGACATGATCGTCTCCGGCCTCGTCAAACCCGGCGAACCGCTGCCACCGTCGCGGACGCTGGCGAAGCAGACCGGCTTCCGCCGCAACGCCGTCGTCACTGCCTATGAACGGCTGATCGCCGACGGCTTTGCCGACGCGACCGTCGGCTCCGGCACTTTCGTCGCCGCGCGCATTCCGGCGCCCGCGGCCGAGCCGAAGAAGCCGAAGGCCATGGTCGAAGCACCGCGGCAGGGCGCGTTCTCGCTCGGCTGCACCCATATCGACGAGCGCGCGGTGCAGCGCTTCCGTGCCTTCGTCGGACGGCGCATGCGCGCGTTCGGGCCCGAGCATCTGCACTACGGCGATCCGCGCGGCAGCCGCGAGCTGCGCGCAGCGATCGCCGATCATCTGCTGTCGGCGCGTGGCCTGCGCTGCGACCCCGATCAGATCATGCTGACATCGGGTACGCTGCACGCGTTGCGCATCGTGCTGAGCGCGATCCTGAAGTCCAACGACCAGGTCTGGTGCGAGGACCCGGGCTACCCCGCCGCGCGAAAAACCATTTCGCATTGCGGTTATCGCGCCGTGCCCGTTCCCGTCGACGAGCACGGGATACGTGTCGCTAAAGGCCGCACCGCCGCTTCGTCCGCACGCGCGGCCTATGTGACGCCGTCGCACCAGTTTCCGCTGGGCGTGCAGATGTCGATGCCGCGACGGCTGGAGCTGCTGGATTGGGCGAGGCGAGCCGGCGCCTTCGTGCTGGAGGACGATTACGACAGCGAGTTCCGCTATGACGGCGCGCCGTTGATGTCGCTTGCCGGCATCGATCATCTCCAGCGCGTGATCTACATGGGCACGTTCGCCAAGACGCTGTTTCCGGGCCTGCGCATCGGCTATTGCGCGCTGCCCGAACGGCTGATCGCGGACGTCACGGCCGCGCGCGCCGCGCTCGACCGCTTTCCCGGCACGCTGATGGAGGGCGCGGTGGCCGACATGCTCAATTCCGGCGCGTTCGCCGCCAACCTGAAGCGCGTGCGCAAGCTTTATCGCGAGGCGCGCGATGCGCTGGCTGAGACCCTGGAGGCAGCATCCGACGGTGCGCTATCGGTACCGGTGCCGTCGCAAGGGCTGCACCTCGTCGCCCGGTTCGATCCGTCGGTCGAACTTGCAGTCGCGGCGCAGGCGAAGCAGGCCGCGGGCGCGGAAGGCTGGCTGCTGGCCGACACCTATTCGCGCGCGCGTCCCCTGCCCGGGTTCGTGCTGGGATTTTCCGGCCACGCGGTTCCGCAACTCGTGGCCTCCGCCGAACGACTCGCGCTGGAGTCGCGCGGCGCCTTGCGCGCAAGGAGCAAATCGGCCCGGCGGGCGTGA
- a CDS encoding DUF6719 family protein, whose translation MMLRRATCLSLLISVALATAAHAVTVGREQDITDLKLGQRVQVDDGTCPAGQVKEVRGTRMTDKGVARTSACVPRYGPKSK comes from the coding sequence ATGATGCTGCGCCGCGCGACCTGCCTCTCGCTGCTGATCTCGGTCGCCCTCGCGACGGCGGCACACGCGGTCACCGTCGGACGTGAACAGGACATCACCGATCTCAAGCTCGGCCAGCGCGTGCAAGTGGACGACGGAACCTGCCCCGCCGGGCAGGTCAAGGAAGTGCGCGGCACGAGAATGACCGACAAGGGCGTGGCGCGGACCAGTGCCTGCGTGCCGCGCTACGGTCCGAAATCGAAGTGA
- a CDS encoding CreA family protein, producing the protein MSSRFPGLSGIRLKDLVLFLLLLAVPATSAIAADEPDLIFRRSTVFKWMSPNDKLATYGLDDPEVEGVACHFTVPEKGGFKGWLGLAEEVSDISLACRQVGPIKFKNKMEQGDDMFRQRRSLFFKKMQIVRGCDAKRNVLVYMVYSDRLIEGSPKNSTSTVPVMPWGPADANVQKCGEFFTQ; encoded by the coding sequence ATGTCATCTCGTTTCCCCGGTCTTTCCGGCATCCGCTTGAAAGACCTCGTTTTATTCCTCCTGCTGCTGGCCGTGCCAGCGACCTCTGCAATCGCTGCCGACGAGCCGGATCTGATCTTCCGCCGCTCAACCGTGTTCAAATGGATGAGCCCGAATGACAAGCTCGCGACCTATGGCCTCGACGACCCCGAAGTCGAGGGCGTGGCCTGCCATTTTACGGTCCCGGAAAAGGGCGGTTTCAAGGGCTGGCTCGGTCTTGCCGAGGAGGTCTCGGATATCTCGCTGGCCTGCCGCCAGGTCGGTCCGATCAAGTTCAAGAACAAGATGGAGCAGGGCGACGACATGTTCCGCCAGCGCCGCTCGCTGTTCTTCAAGAAGATGCAGATCGTGCGCGGCTGTGACGCCAAGCGCAATGTGCTGGTCTACATGGTCTATTCGGACCGGCTGATCGAGGGCTCGCCAAAGAACTCGACCTCGACGGTACCGGTCATGCCGTGGGGACCGGCTGACGCAAACGTCCAGAAGTGCGGCGAGTTCTTCACTCAGTGA
- a CDS encoding L,D-transpeptidase: MNSVNGVSFSARPVRLWQVAILTAAGAIGLTSQADAAFYYWSDYSDGSYVTRQERYPDIPRQKPQKRSTAGKKAVVAEKEAGTKPQGPLVIVVSIDRQKVTVYDTNGVFAESPVSTGMKGHSTPMGVFSVIQKHKFHQSNIYSGAPMPYMQRITWSGIAMHAGVLPGYPASHGCIRMPMAFAVKMWNWTRMGARVIVSPGQMSPQNFSHPLLASVRVPPQPAVSLEPQTNVGDKADKGAAPTKVSEAKPVETKTASAESALELRSSVGHTVMSDVTTGNAPAREEAAAPAEKVEAKSEKTAEASDAVKPQSEEAAKPASTDAKPVEAAEPPKTAEAPKAEAAEPAKKPDAPAAAPALAASPDAKKDEARVADPAPAAKPETPKRAGQIAVFISRKDSKLYVRQNFAPLFEVPVTIAASDRPLGTHVFTAEVDKTNTNVLRWSVVSLPVSARAAAREDDSRVTLRQRGAAVIPVAAKPVTAKPVVMPDSPAEALDRISIPADTMAKINEMLTSGGSIIVSDQGINQGETGEGTDFIVRLY; the protein is encoded by the coding sequence ATGAATAGCGTGAACGGGGTCAGTTTTTCAGCCAGGCCGGTCCGGCTGTGGCAGGTCGCCATTTTGACGGCGGCGGGGGCGATTGGCTTGACCAGCCAGGCGGACGCGGCGTTCTATTACTGGAGCGACTACTCCGACGGATCCTACGTCACCCGGCAGGAGCGCTATCCCGACATTCCCCGGCAGAAGCCTCAGAAGCGCAGTACGGCCGGCAAGAAAGCGGTCGTCGCCGAGAAGGAAGCCGGCACCAAGCCGCAAGGTCCGCTCGTGATCGTCGTGTCGATCGATCGGCAGAAGGTGACGGTCTACGACACCAACGGCGTGTTCGCGGAATCCCCGGTGTCGACAGGCATGAAGGGCCACTCGACGCCGATGGGCGTGTTCAGCGTGATCCAGAAGCACAAATTCCACCAGTCCAACATCTATAGCGGCGCGCCGATGCCGTACATGCAGCGGATCACCTGGTCCGGCATCGCGATGCATGCCGGCGTGCTGCCGGGCTATCCGGCCTCGCACGGTTGCATCCGCATGCCGATGGCGTTCGCGGTGAAGATGTGGAACTGGACCAGGATGGGCGCGCGCGTGATCGTCTCGCCCGGCCAGATGTCGCCGCAAAATTTCTCGCATCCCCTGCTCGCCTCGGTGCGCGTGCCGCCGCAGCCCGCCGTCAGCCTGGAGCCGCAGACCAATGTCGGCGACAAGGCCGACAAGGGCGCCGCACCAACCAAGGTCAGCGAAGCGAAACCCGTCGAGACGAAGACCGCCAGCGCGGAGAGCGCGCTCGAGCTGCGTTCGTCGGTTGGCCATACCGTGATGTCGGATGTGACCACCGGCAATGCACCGGCGCGCGAGGAAGCAGCCGCTCCGGCCGAAAAGGTTGAGGCCAAGTCTGAAAAGACCGCCGAGGCATCTGACGCGGTCAAGCCGCAGTCGGAAGAAGCCGCCAAGCCCGCAAGCACCGACGCAAAGCCCGTCGAGGCCGCAGAACCGCCCAAGACTGCAGAAGCACCCAAGGCCGAAGCCGCCGAGCCCGCGAAGAAGCCCGATGCGCCCGCTGCCGCACCGGCGCTCGCCGCCTCGCCCGACGCCAAGAAGGACGAGGCCCGCGTCGCCGATCCTGCGCCTGCCGCGAAGCCGGAGACGCCCAAACGGGCCGGCCAGATCGCGGTGTTCATCAGCCGCAAGGATTCCAAGCTCTACGTGCGGCAGAACTTTGCGCCGCTGTTCGAGGTTCCCGTCACGATCGCTGCGAGCGACCGGCCGCTCGGCACCCACGTGTTCACCGCCGAGGTCGACAAGACCAACACCAACGTGTTGCGTTGGTCGGTGGTATCGCTGCCGGTCTCCGCCCGCGCCGCCGCGCGCGAAGATGACAGCCGCGTGACACTCCGCCAGCGTGGCGCCGCCGTGATTCCCGTCGCCGCCAAGCCCGTCACAGCCAAGCCCGTGGTCATGCCGGACAGCCCGGCCGAGGCACTCGACCGTATCTCGATCCCGGCGGACACCATGGCGAAGATCAACGAGATGCTAACATCGGGCGGCTCGATCATCGTCTCCGACCAGGGCATCAACCAGGGCGAGACCGGCGAAGGCACCGACTTCATCGTCCGCCTGTACTAG
- a CDS encoding glutathione peroxidase: protein MLNRRTMLAALVATTASAGRSRADGGMSRISAYAFSFPALSGDDIRLAAFTGKPLLVVNTASLCGYTPQYAGLQEIWSEFRERGLTVIGVPSNDFGGQEPGGTSEITETAHHQYGVTFPIAAKAVVVGAKAHPFYKWAAEARPRDVPRWNFHKYLIGRDGYIAEVYPSAVDPTDTRVKTAIAKALADS, encoded by the coding sequence ATGCTGAACCGCAGGACCATGCTCGCCGCGCTTGTCGCGACGACCGCGTCTGCTGGACGTAGCCGTGCCGATGGCGGCATGAGCCGGATCTCGGCCTATGCCTTCTCTTTCCCTGCATTATCAGGCGACGACATCCGCCTTGCCGCGTTCACGGGCAAGCCGCTGCTGGTCGTCAACACCGCTTCGCTCTGCGGCTACACTCCGCAATATGCCGGCCTGCAGGAAATCTGGAGCGAGTTTCGCGAGCGCGGGCTCACCGTAATCGGTGTGCCCTCCAACGATTTCGGTGGCCAGGAGCCCGGCGGCACCAGCGAGATCACGGAGACCGCGCACCACCAATACGGCGTTACCTTCCCGATCGCGGCCAAGGCCGTGGTGGTCGGCGCCAAGGCGCATCCGTTCTACAAATGGGCGGCCGAGGCGCGCCCCCGCGACGTCCCGCGCTGGAACTTCCACAAATACCTGATCGGGCGCGACGGCTACATTGCCGAGGTGTATCCGTCTGCGGTCGATCCGACGGATACGCGGGTCAAGACGGCGATTGCGAAGGCGCTGGCCGACAGCTGA
- a CDS encoding polysaccharide deacetylase family protein — protein sequence MRVAAGLILASAMSVAMAGAAWSQTPAAKPAAATQAAPAAAPAAAPAPAPAAAAAAPTQAAFPPPPKQAPQPARAACNTPGALGVARTVEIDTTGGPGFGFEHFKELDFLRDKEVVLTFDDGPWPKNTPAVLKALADECTTGIFFSIGKHATYEPEILKQVYAAGHTVGAHTWSHANLNNKKLTEAQRKEEIEKGFSAVKWALGGISPSPFFRFPALQHPPEMVTYLGNRNIAIFSCDIDSFDFKASKPEKVIETVMKKLDTKGKGIILMHDFQKHTAEALPELLKRLKAGGYKVVAMRAKFPASTLPEYDQELLKDVKLPTVSTRPVNSVVTTVSE from the coding sequence ATGCGTGTGGCGGCAGGACTGATTTTGGCAAGCGCGATGTCGGTTGCGATGGCAGGCGCAGCGTGGTCGCAGACCCCGGCCGCAAAGCCCGCAGCCGCCACCCAGGCGGCACCGGCTGCAGCCCCCGCCGCGGCACCGGCGCCCGCTCCCGCGGCGGCAGCCGCTGCGCCGACGCAAGCGGCCTTCCCGCCCCCGCCGAAACAGGCGCCCCAGCCCGCCCGCGCGGCCTGCAACACGCCCGGCGCGCTCGGGGTCGCCCGCACGGTGGAGATCGACACCACGGGTGGCCCGGGCTTCGGCTTCGAGCATTTCAAGGAGCTCGACTTCCTACGCGACAAGGAGGTCGTGCTGACCTTCGACGACGGCCCCTGGCCGAAGAACACGCCCGCCGTGCTGAAGGCGCTCGCCGACGAATGCACCACCGGCATCTTCTTCTCGATCGGCAAGCACGCGACCTATGAGCCGGAGATACTGAAGCAGGTCTATGCGGCCGGCCACACCGTCGGTGCCCACACCTGGTCGCACGCCAACCTCAACAACAAGAAGCTCACGGAAGCGCAGCGCAAGGAAGAGATCGAGAAGGGATTCTCGGCGGTGAAGTGGGCGCTCGGCGGCATCTCGCCCTCGCCGTTCTTCCGCTTCCCGGCGCTCCAGCACCCGCCTGAGATGGTCACCTATCTCGGCAACCGCAACATCGCGATCTTCTCCTGCGACATCGACTCCTTCGACTTCAAGGCGTCGAAGCCCGAGAAGGTGATCGAGACCGTCATGAAGAAGCTCGACACCAAGGGCAAGGGCATCATCCTGATGCACGACTTCCAGAAGCACACGGCGGAAGCCCTGCCCGAGTTGCTCAAGCGCCTGAAGGCCGGCGGCTACAAGGTGGTGGCGATGCGCGCCAAATTCCCGGCCTCGACGCTGCCGGAATACGACCAGGAGCTGCTCAAGGACGTCAAGCTGCCGACGGTGAGCACGCGCCCGGTCAACAGCGTCGTGACGACGGTCTCGGAATAG